The Zingiber officinale cultivar Zhangliang chromosome 9A, Zo_v1.1, whole genome shotgun sequence genome window below encodes:
- the LOC122018649 gene encoding protein RGF1 INDUCIBLE TRANSCRIPTION FACTOR 1-like translates to MMMRRVAASLVPPWLEPLLSTHFFAACPVHPDAPRSECNMFCLDCGGSASSFCFYCRSDRHSGHRVIQIRRSSYHDVVRVAEIQKELDISGVQTYVINSARVLFLNERPQPRGGGRGGGSGGGGGGGASSSASSPHICEICARSLLDPFRFCSLGCKLVGIKKNGDATFLLTPGDEAAEGGGGGGESSTTAAAEESKGGRRGRWGGGSREGTTHDTRGPAPPPPPPATSRRRKGIPHRAPFAS, encoded by the exons ATGATGATGAGGCGGGTGGCGGCGTCGCTGGTGCCGCCGTGGCTGGAGCCCCTGCTCTCCACCCATTTCTTTGCCGCTTGCCCTGTCCACCCCGACGCGCCCCGCAGCGAGTGCAACATGTTCTGCCTTGATTGCGGCGGTTCCGCTTCCTCCTTCTGCTTTTATTGCCGCTCCGATCGCCACTCCGGCCACCGTGTCATCCAG ATACGGCGGTCGTCGTACCACGACGTGGTGCGGGTAGCAGAGATCCAGAAGGAATTGGACATCAGCGGCGTTCAGACATACGTCATCAACAGCGCGAGGGTGTTGTTCCTCAACGAGCGCCCGCAGCCGCGCGGTGGCGGGCGAGGGGgcggcagcggcggcggcggcggcggcggcgcctcCTCTTCCGCCTCGTCCCCTCACATATGTGAGATCTGTGCCCGCTCCCTCCTCGATCCCTTCCGGTTTTGCTCCCTCGGATGCAAG TTGGTGGGGATAAAGAAGAACGGAGACGCGACCTTCTTGCTCACCCCCGGCGACGAGGCGGCcgaaggcggcggcggcggcggggaGTCATCGACAACGGCGGCGGCGGAAGAGAGCAAGGGCGGGAGGAGAGGGAGGTGGGGCGGCGGATCGCGAGAAGGAACAACGCACGACACCCGTGGTCCTGCACCCCCTCCGCCGCCGCCGGCCACCTCGAGGAGGCGAAAGGGCATCCCCCACCGCGCCCCTTTCGCCTCCTAA